One part of the bacterium genome encodes these proteins:
- a CDS encoding vWA domain-containing protein, which translates to MRNTRLSPYSRVRIRNRRGAMLILFTLVLFVLLGVCALVIDLGVAYVAAGQLQNIADAAALAGAGKLREGLDLDAAKNEAISIAAANKVLGVSQTLPKVDVIVGSWDATSGKVIPLVETSGEYAIQVTVRRTQGSANGPISTFFAKIWGKDSIDVTRSAIAGLQVREQQRAPLKFMIVQDGSSSFQGAWSKAVEADGELLKLVNSVSLDGDAAGIVTFNAKLPDSYLPSNLYRTYPVMNKGIKYVTDKNGVPFKSNEQGASDPNGQYRSMAGGLTAFIPSNHSVLPLGLDNNSKLTVNGNAWGDTDTSAGLNYAIDQMISQPGSNASKVIVLVSDGMPHSVGGTSSTTAFKLAAIAAADRAKTAGIRIHTVTLEGTNGANFDFNEGLIRNGGAALRASSADDLKRLLIGVGTIEIGRPKLLK; encoded by the coding sequence ATGAGAAACACAAGATTGTCACCCTATTCGCGTGTAAGAATCCGAAATCGTCGTGGTGCGATGCTCATTCTTTTCACCTTAGTTCTCTTTGTCTTGCTGGGGGTCTGCGCGCTTGTTATTGATTTAGGGGTCGCGTATGTTGCTGCTGGGCAGCTACAGAATATTGCAGATGCCGCTGCATTAGCTGGTGCGGGAAAACTTCGCGAAGGACTCGATCTTGATGCAGCCAAAAATGAAGCAATAAGCATTGCCGCAGCCAATAAAGTTTTAGGGGTTTCACAGACATTGCCTAAAGTAGATGTCATAGTTGGCAGCTGGGATGCAACCTCTGGCAAAGTCATACCTTTGGTTGAGACGAGCGGTGAGTATGCAATCCAAGTGACAGTCCGTCGCACTCAAGGTTCTGCGAATGGTCCCATATCTACGTTCTTCGCTAAGATATGGGGCAAAGACTCTATAGACGTTACTCGTAGCGCTATTGCCGGTCTTCAAGTTCGTGAGCAACAAAGAGCACCTTTGAAATTTATGATCGTTCAGGACGGATCATCATCATTCCAAGGCGCTTGGTCAAAGGCAGTTGAAGCGGACGGGGAGTTACTGAAGCTGGTAAATAGTGTATCACTTGATGGTGACGCCGCAGGAATAGTGACTTTCAATGCAAAGCTTCCGGATTCGTATTTACCTTCCAACTTATACAGAACTTATCCAGTGATGAATAAAGGTATTAAATATGTTACGGATAAGAACGGTGTCCCTTTTAAGTCGAATGAGCAAGGAGCCTCTGACCCGAACGGGCAGTACAGATCTATGGCTGGTGGTCTGACTGCTTTCATCCCTAGCAATCATTCTGTATTACCTCTAGGTCTCGACAATAACAGCAAACTAACAGTGAATGGAAATGCATGGGGGGATACTGATACATCTGCTGGCTTAAACTATGCTATTGATCAAATGATATCTCAGCCCGGCTCTAACGCTAGCAAGGTTATAGTATTGGTTAGTGACGGTATGCCGCATAGCGTCGGTGGCACGTCCAGCACTACGGCTTTCAAACTGGCCGCCATCGCCGCGGCTGACAGAGCCAAAACAGCAGGTATACGAATTCACACCGTCACGTTAGAGGGCACAAACGGCGCAAATTTTGATTTCAATGAAGGATTGATCCGCAACGGAGGGGCAGCGCTGCGAGCGTCGAGTGCGGATGACCTGAAAAGACTGCTAATCGGGGTAGGCACAATCGAGATAGGACGCCCAAAACTGCTCAAGTAA